tatgcttgcaccGAGGTCACAAAATGACTTCTCAATTGTTATgtttcctatggtgcaaggtatgtaAAAACTCNNNNNNNNNNNNNNNNNNNNNNNNNNNNNNNNNNNNNAATCTGTCCTTCCTTCAGGGATCTTTTCTTTGTCAGCACTTCCTTTATAAATTTGGCATATAGTGGCATCTATTCAAGTGCTTCcaagaaaggaatattgatgctgagtgtcttgaatatgtccaggaattttgagtattgcttatcctcattttcttttttaaacctCTGAGGGTATGGAAGTTTGGGGACACAAGGATTTACTCCTTCCCTCTTCTCTTGTAGTTGTGGTTCAAGGATGTTCTTGTATCCCTTTGAAACTTGTGCATTTTTGGTTTCTTGATCCTTTTTACTTCTCTCCTCTGGCTCTTCTTGTGGAACTTCTCTGTTGTGTTTGTCCTGATTGATGGCTTCCTTCTTCATAGTCTTCTCACTTCCCATTGTGATTGCTTTGCACTCCTCCCATTTTGTGGCCTTTCCTTTATCCCTTGGGTGTTCTTCAGTAATATTGGGGAAGGCATTTGCTctcttctcacccatttctaAAATTTGCTTAGCCATTTGCCCTATGTGTCTCTCAAGGTTTTTGATTGAGGCCTCTTGGTTTTTGAATGCCAGGGCCTGATCTTTCCTTGCAGTTTCCTGATCTTGTCTTGCCATCTCTTGATTTTTAATGAGTTTCTCCATCATTTTCTCTAGACTTGAGATTCTTTGAGAGTCTGgatttggttgtggttgtgtgAAATGAAATGGTTGTTGCTAGaagttgtttgaattaattGTGGGGGTACTTTGAGGGTGGGATGTGGATGTAGAAAAGTTATTCTGGaggttttgtgagttgttatgTGGTTGGTGATATGTGTTTTGTGGGTTTCTGAATTGGTTAGTATTATTGGATGAATGGCTTTGGTTGTTTGTGTTGCTAAGGCTGCTATAGTTGAAGTCCCTTTGTCCTTGATTCTGGTACTCAGCCCACTTTGAATTAGAATGAGTCTTCCAGGGTGTCTTGTGTGCATCACCATGAAAATTGTGTTGAGATGAACTTGAAGTGTTATTCATGCATTGCACCTGCTCAGGGCTTTCTTGCTCATAATTGAATGTCCCAAAACATTCTTCAGATTGCTTCCACCCATGTGAGGTTTGAGATTGGCTTTGTGTATTTACTGCAGTGATTTGCAGTCCATCAATTTTTTTAGCCATctgctcaaattgttgctgaatttgttgatgCATCACTTTGAAGATGGTATCCACACCTTCCAGCTCCAATACACCCCTTCTCTGGGCTGGTTGaagttgtctttgatgagcaaagaagtattgATTGTTTGCCACCATCTCTATGAGGTTTTAGGCTTCCTCTGCTATCTTCATTAGCTGTATGAGCCTCCTGTTGAATGATCTAATGCTTCTTGAGCTTTCTGggtcaatccttcatagaagttttggagtCTATCCCACTCACTGAACATTTCTGGGGGACACTTCCTGATTAAggccttgtatctctcccaggcatcatacaACGACTCTCCATCCACTTGAATAAATGTTTGCACCTCTGTTTTCAACTTGATGACTCTTTGAGGTGGGTAGAACTTGGCTAGGAATTTGCTCACcaattcatcccaattgttgatgctCTCTTTGGGAAAGGTTTCCAGCCATTGAGTAGCATTTCCCCTCAAAGAAAATGGGAACATAAGTAATTTGTAAATGTCAGGATGAACCCCATTTGTCCTGACCGTTTCACAAATCCTTAAGAAAACAGACAaatgttggttggggtcttcaAGAGGGCCACCTCCATAAGCACAATTGTTCTGCACCAAGGTgattagttgaggcttcaactcaaagtcatTTGCCTGAACATTTGGGGTGAGGATGCTGCTCCCATAATGTCTTGGATTGGGGATAGTGTAAGAGGCCAACACCCTTCTTGCAGGCTGGGTATTGTTGCTCACTCCCTCTTCGCGCACCTCAGCCTCCATAACTTGCAAaaatcacaaacaaaccaaatgaaACATGGACATTCTAATGCTAGAATGTGGTTAGAGGGTTAGGTGATAGAATGTGTCAAACAGTTAATGTgcttataaaaaaagaaaaacaaagaaaaagtgcttaatctagaccaccaccttacttaatcattgtcaatctatttcaatccccggcaacggcgccaaaaaattgatgtgtggaaaacgatcaacacaaaactcaccggcaagtgtaccgggtcgcatcaagtaataaaactcacaggagtgaggtcgatcccacagggattgaaggattgagcaattttagttcagtggttgatttagtcaagcgaatcaagtattggttgagtgattttgtatccaacaatAAGTAAATAGtagaaaatgtaaagggagagggataaattgcagaaattaaagagaactgaaagtaaagatgctgaatcttaatgaacaagaaattaaatggctgaaacttaaaatgcaagaaatgtaaattgtagtaacttaaagtgcaagaaatataaattgcttgaatagaaAAAgagatttgaggactgggaattcagaatttaagcaagggaaattaaattgcaacaattaactaaacaaaagatgaattgaaattgacTATATCTcaaacagcaaatggaaattcaAATTGCAATAGTGGTTCatcagaagaaccaaaaggaaaagtggatctcaggactccagagactagatagcaaagtctagaccttaattgccttcccagatccaagttcacaaagcaattaacaagaaattaaagattgcagCAGTGAGGAAATGAAATTTAGCTCAATTATAAAGTAGGAAAAATccaagagatcttaaatggagattaagacagaaattcctcaattcttcccacccaagactcaaacaagaaaagtaaaaatgctcaagcaagaacaaggaagaagagagatcaattctccttcccaattctctcagATCTCAATTCAAAGCTctcaaagaaaataaagtctCCAAAggtaagaattcaaaaataaaaaaaggtcctcattacatcaaactatctcctatttatacactttctattcttggattttggaattttgatgggcttttgatttggtgaagaaatgaattaaattggatttttaatccaattttcagcccatgaaaaAATGGCTTCcaagaggctgccctgcccttgcgtcCGTGCTTGGTGCGTGTGATGCAtcagaatgctgccctgcccttgtggagggcagggcagagttgtcATGGTGCGTCAGATGCTGCTTGTGCGTGCGTGCTTGCTGGCCgacctgcccttgtggagagcagggcagtgtgcgtgcatGCTTGCCTTCCGTGCGTCCAAGCTGCGCGTGATGCTCTTGGCCATGCGTGCTTGTGTGCTGCCCGTGCCAAGAAATgctgctctgctctccttgtgggcagcgcagCAAAGCAACCAAGGGTGAGGTCCCAGGTTCGAAACCTGGTGGAAGCACACGCTGCccctttttccttggttttcttggcaccaaagtagcgcctagttccttgcttcctcatggtgctgTGTTTgattcttggagattgaaaacaagccaaatttgcttgttttccttgtaCTTAAGCGCTACTCCTTtattccttgttcttgggttcgaaacccatgggtaaCACTAGGAgagcaatttcctttgaatttttcttggatgaagcccgatattgctcttgaggagggcagggcaaaatttttgcttcctttggtctttgacatagaattgtgctccgctcttattgtgggcagggcagtgataTTTTGGAGGCTTGGTTTATCATGCTGCTCTCTTGGAGagcagtgtgctcttgtggagagcaatgtttgcttcctccttctatgttgcaccacacttctccttccatggccacacttcttaagccacgtttttcttcttttcttcctttcttcacctacaagaaatcaaaacaaccaatcaaagtatcactaaattcacaaggtttataaatcatcaaaaatcaattaattttagcccaaacctcatgatttagcatcaattaaatggtggttgtttgatttaaagaagttatgcattttcattccaaattactttcttaggatgcaagaaagtgcataaagactagtgaaacaagtgaaattagcttgaaaaatgggtatatgatgacttgtcatcaggtaTGCGACCGCGTAACTGTGATTTCCTCCATTTCtagcggtcgcgtgagccatgcacccgcgtcacttctcgctgatcatctcctcaattccttgtgttccttccatttttgcaagcttcctctccattccttatgccattcctgccctatgaagcctgaaacacgtaatacacagatcacggcatcgaatggtacaaaggaaaataaaaatatacaattaaaaggtctttaggaagcaagttttcaatcatggaacatttttaggaaggaattgtaaatacatgcaaattgtatgaataagtgggtgaagacttgataaaaccactcaattaaacacaatataaatcataaaataatggtttatcaacctccccacacttaaacattagcatgtcctcatgcttagttgaagAAGATAAATCTAAATGAATAGGGACATGtgagactcatgcaatgcaatgcaacctatatacacatgaatgcaactatatgatttttgtctatatgattaaaaatagataagttctctaagacaaaacatggggcatattccactaattcaaatcatacagtaaAAGCAggtaaatttgtaagaagatagctcgtgaaagcagggaacacaggatcgagcattgaacccttactgccGGTGCGTGTGCACTCCAATCTTCTCTAGTATatggggtaatcactctatccttctctaattatgattttaaatttttgtttttcacctaaccaatcaacaatctTAAAgtgccaatgcaaacatcatgaggtcttttcacggctgtaatggggctaaggtaagggtgagggtCTATATATGGCTAATTATACATTGAATCTTTAGTTAACTCGAGctttcacctaacatacatataatctatataattttaacattcatacttagctacccaaaatttctttttcacattccatactcatgcatcaacctttattttaattttatcacgtGTGCATTAATTTTATTGCGatgattttgtccccttattcactaaaataaagatttttttacttagcttatcaatgcacatagatttgtaatctttcttttatggtttcacatgaataggtacccaaattccccttattttatcatgacataTTCCCCTATTACCCTTTATTCCCGCAATTTTCTCATACTCAGTTAACACACAAATTTtttcttaagctaaccaaagattcaattgggattttcaattgtttttctgcttaaggctagtaatgtggtaaaatgtagaacaaatgggattaaagacgattcaaagtggttaacaaaggtaattaaaagggtaggcttatttgggatacgtgagctaaacaaacaatggcctcaatcatattcatgcatataacacattaacgttggacatataggataaaataaaattcatattacaatcatagagaagtaaacacacaagaaaaaaagtttatggttaaatagtgtaaccatgtatTAAGGCTCAAAGtttcacgggttgtgtgttctttagctcaaaaaccctgttccaattacaacttcaaacaaatttaacataaatattttgattcagattagtgaaatttttaaaaaaaaattagggtcttaaaagaaacttattatcttttcaatcaggttgaacatgcatgcaattaacctaCTACTATGCGATCTATCCTattctaaagaaaaagaagttggTGTTAGGGGAAAGAATTACCtctggaagtcaggtactgaccgacctccccacacttaaggctttgtactgtcctcggtgccatctttCAGGAACaagggtgggctggtggcagtatctccacagtcgggaccgtcatggctccctgtgctggtaaaggaagtggagtccggagtgcctGGGTCCTCGTCAGATCTGTGgttgcctgtgagtagctccttgaggtatttgaatcggCGCTGGTTGTGACGCTCTCGTAGCTTCACTTTCTGGTCTTGCTGTAGCTGACTATTAGAAGGTGGAATGTCTGCAGCATGTTCTGTgcactggctggtagtggctaGTGGTagcctgagatatctcccgttagaAACGTATTGATCATCCTGTGGAAGTATGGCTTTGGAAGTAtagctttctccttgcctttcttggtggccatcttgAAAGGGAACGGGTAATGACATGAACATTTTaagggttatagcaaggaaaagaatgggaaaggtggtaatcaatgcatatTAAGGAATAATgatgttaacacatggtcatgactacatgtgaaaaatCAACAACGggaatatagcaagtgcatgtgatgacagttaaaggcaaggtgtttattggcatgtcGGCATGGGCATAaatagcatagatcaagcattcaatgtccaagttagattaccaagtcttccaaactaacaatatgcttgtaataacaattatataaaaattaataaaatagaaaaaggattttatgaaaagcaagcatttagagtagtagattaaaagaaatctaaatATAGTGCACAATTCCATATGGGCGTTTTCataaacacatagcatgcatgttaaataaggtatggaaagtatcaattgaacatgcaagtaaccctataaaaataatatataactgTTAAACAAGTCCTAAACAAACCACaagcaacatataaaaataatgacccaaataaatctctaacaccaataggaggaaaaagaaagaaaaagaaaacatggatagggaaagtagaagagaaagacaaagaaaacatgtaaataagaagaagaatgaaaaagtagggagggaagaagagaagaaaaaccttgataatggtggtgagaaAGAGGgaggagaagggaagaagaagggaTAAGGAAGAAGGGGGAAAAGTAGGATTGGggtaagaaaagataagataatctggcagatttgaATGAGTTGGGCGGCGCAAGCAACGCGgatgcgtgggtcacgcggtcgtgCGGACAACCCTTGAATGAGGTGACGTGGACGCTCGGTCACACGGACGCGTGACATGATTTGCGCTAGTGGCGCAAGGgcagtggtggacgaaattgtgattcatatgttattgtattttgtaaaattcattgctttttctttccctggcaatggcgccaaaaacttggtaccaataccatggtttacaactatgtgtggtcacaactccgttcaacttaaccagcaagtgtactgggtcatccaagtaataccttacgtgagtaagggtcgatcccacagagattgttggtatgaagcaagctatggttaccttgtaaatgtcagttaggcagattaaatggtttatgataagtttgaaaataaataataaacagaaaataaaataggatcgaaatacttatgtaaatcaatagtgggaatttcagataggcgtatggagatgctgtgctcctcttgaatctctactttcttattacattcattcaatctttcttactccttcccatggcaagctgtatgtagggcatcaccattgtcaatggctacatcccatcctctcagtgaaaatggtcataTGCTCTGTNNNNNNNNNNNNNNNNNNNNNNNNNNNNNNNNNNNNNNNNNNNNNNNNNNNNNNNNNNNNNNNNNNNNNNNNNNNNNNNNNNNNNNNNNNNNNNNNNNNNNNNNNNNNNNNNNNNNNNNNNNNNNNNNNNNNNNNNNNNNNNNNNNNNNNNNNNNNNNNNNNNNNNNNNNNNNNNNNNNNNNNNNtttgaagctcgtcacagtcattcaattccggaatcctactcggaataccacagacaaggttagactttccggattcccatgaatgccgccatctatctagcttataccatgaagatcctgttggggaatctaagagatatacgcccggcctaaggtagaacggaagtggttgtcagtcacatgcgctcataggtgagaatgatgatgagtgtcacggatcatcacattcatcaagttgaagtgcaacgtatatcttggaataagaataaaagagaattgaatagaaaataatagtaattgtattgaaacttgaggtacagcagagctccacacccttaatctatggtgtgtagaaactccaccgttgaaaatacataagtgaaaggttcaggcatggccaaatggccagcccccaaaacgtgatcaatagtctcctaagatgaagaataaaacaaaactgagaccaaagatgaaacgtggtcaaaagacaactaatacactagtaaaaagtcttatttatactaaactagctactagggtttacagagataagtaattgatgcataaattcactttcggggcccacttggtgtgtgtttgggctgagcttgatctatccacgagctgaggcttcctttggagttgaacgccgagttatagcgtgtttctggcattcaactttgggtcgtgacgtgtttctggcgtttgactccagacagcagcatgtacttggcgttgagcgccactttacgtcgtcaatttccgaataaattataaactattatatatttctggaaagctctggatgtctactttccaacgccgttgagaacgcgccatttggagttctgaagctccggaaaatccattttgagtgcagggaggtcagattccaacagcatcagcagtccttttgtcagccttttccagagttttgctcaagtccctcaatttcagccggaaattacctgaaatcacagaaaaacacacaaactcatagtaaagtctggaaatgtgaatttaacataaaaactaatgaaaacatccctaaaagtagcttgaacttactaaaaactacctaaaaacaatgccaaaaagcgtataaattatccgctcatcacaacaccaaacttaaattgttgcttgtccccaagcaactgaaaatcaaatatgataaaaagaagagaatatactataaattccaNNNNNNNNNNNNNNNNNNNNNNNNNNNNNNNNNNNNNNNNNNNNNNNNNNNNNNNNNNNNNNNNNNNNNNagagctcttaagcacactctttttgctttggatcacgactttaaccactcagtctcaagcttttcacttggacctgcatgacacaagcacatggttagggacagcttgatttagccgcttaggcctagattttatttccttgggccctcctatccattgatgcttaaagccttggatcctttttacccttgccttttggttttaagggctattggatttttctgcttgctttttctttttctttctattttttttcgcaagctttttacttttcactgctttttcttacttcaagaatcaattttcatgatttttcagattgtcaataacatttctctttgttcatcattctttcaagagccaacagttttaaaattcataaacaacaagatcaaaaatatgcactgttcaagcattcattcagaaaacagaaagtattgtcaccacatcaatataattgaactaaattcaaggataaattcgaaattcatgtacttcttgttcttttgaattaaaacatttttcttttaagagaggtgaaggattaatggaatttattcatagccttaagacatagttactacatactaatgatcatgaaatgaagacacaaaacataaatgaacacaacataaaaaccgaaaagcagaaagaaataagaacaaggaatgaatccaccttagtggcgtcttcttcttgaaggaccaacaatgtccttaagctcttctatgtcccttccttgcctttgttgctcctccctcattgctctttgatcttctctgatttcatggagaatgatggagtgctcatgatgttccacccttaattattccacattgtagctcaaatcttctaaggaagtgttgagttgttcccaatagttgttgggaggaaagtgcatcccttgaggcatctcagggatttcttgatgatgagcttcctcatgcatctcttgagatccgtggagggtctctcttgcttgctccaNNNNNNNNNNNNNNNNNNNNNNNNNNNNNNNNNNNNNNNNNNNNNNNNNNNNNNNNNNNNNNNNNNNNNNgatgtctccttctatgataactccagctgagtaacatagatggcaaataaggtgaggaaaagctagccttgccatggtggaaggcttttcggctattttgtagatttcattggagatgactttatgaacttctacttcctctccaatcatgatgctatgaatcatgatggcccgatccacaataacttcagatcggttgctagtgggaatgatgtagcgttgaatgaactccaaccatcctctagccacaggcttgaggtccagtcttcttagttgaactggcttgccattggagtctcttttccattgagctccttccacacatatgtccattaggacttggtccaacctttgattaaacttgacccttctagtgtaggggcattcatctccttgcatcatgggcaagtgaaacgccaacctcacattttccggactaaaatctaagtatttcccccgaaccattgtgagataattctttggactcgggttcatactttgatcatggttcttagtgatccatgcattggcatagaactcatggttcctagtgatccatgcattagcatagaactcttgaaccattaagattctgacttgttgcatggggttggttaggacttcccaacctctcctttggatctcatgtcgaatctccggatactcatttttcttgagcttgaaagggacctcagggatcaccttcttctttgccacaacatcatagaagtggtcttgatggcttttggagatgaatctttccatctcccatgactcggaggtggaagcttttgtcttcccttttccttttctagaggattctccggccttaggttccattgatggtagtggaaaacaaaaaagattgtgctttgaccacacaccaaacttaaaatattgctcgtcctcgagcaatagaagaaagaagaaacttaaaatattgctcgccttcaagcaagagaagaaagaagagaagaagaagaagaagaaaatatggaggagagtgagagATGGTGTtttcggccaaggtgtagaagagggggtttgtgttgtgtgaaaatgaactagaatggaagggtatatatagggaaaggggagagggtaggttcggccatgtagggtgggtttgggtgggaaagtgtttttgaattttgaaggtaggtggggtttttggggaagagtggatgggtgtgagtggtgaagtggtgatggggaagagagattgaggtgattggtgaagggttttggggaagagtgtttaatGGGAGGAGAGATtcagagattgaagttgttgggaagaggggagaatatgttaggtagggatcctgtggggtccacagatcctgagatgatcctgtggggtccacagatcctgagatgtcaaggatttgcatccctgcaccaattaggcatgtagaatgcctttgcacaccattctggcgtttaaatgccgaGATGATGCACACTccaggcgttcaacgcccatgtgtagcatgttttgggcgttcaacgcccatgtatcGCATGtttatggcgttgaacgccagttccatgcttgttactggcgttcagccccagctttcctcaaggcacattcctggcgttcaaacgccagaatgttgcttgtttctggcgttcagcgccagattcatgctctgttctggcgttgaacgccagccagatgctccttactggcgttgaacgccagtttgtccttcctccagggtgtgatttttcttctgctatttttgattctgtttttaatttttatattttttttgtgactccacatgatcatgcacctaataaaacacaaaataacaataaaataaaataaaaattagataaataaaaattgggttgcctcctaacaagcgctcttttaatgtcattagcttgacagtaggctctcatggagcctcacaggtgatcaggtcaatgttgtatagtcccaacaccaaacttagagtttggatatggggtcttaacactaaacttagagtttggttgtggcctcccaacactaaacttagagtttgactgtgggggctcttcttgactctgaactgagagaagctcttcatgcttactctcttctgtcacagagggatggccatgtgccttaaacacaaggtagtccccattcaattgaaggactaattcacctctgttgacatctatcacagctcctgctgtagctaggaaaggtttTCGAAGGATGAtacatt
Above is a genomic segment from Arachis duranensis cultivar V14167 unplaced genomic scaffold, aradu.V14167.gnm2.J7QH unplaced_Scaffold_343483, whole genome shotgun sequence containing:
- the LOC107465834 gene encoding uncharacterized protein LOC107465834; translation: MVANNQYFFAHQRQLQPAQRRGVLELEGVDTIFKVMHQQIQQQFEQMAKKIDGLQITAVNTQSQSQTSHGWKQSEECFGTFNYEQESPEQVQCMNNTSSSSQHNFHGDAHKTPWKTHSNSKWAEYQNQGQRDFNYSSLSNTNNQSHSSNNTNQFRNPQNTYHQPHNNSQNLQNNFSTSTSHPQSTPTINSNNF